One stretch of Brevibacillus laterosporus DNA includes these proteins:
- a CDS encoding MFS transporter: MTTTIPAGQNNKMRYIYQLIAGRTISDIGSYLDMIALNLYVYLLTGSAVYMGLFMAVRLIGSFLAGFYSGMLADKFNRKKLMIISDVVRFGLLFSLVITPQEYHFYMLYFVTFGMGMFSSMFNVSMQSSIPMLVSPENRVRANALLQSWQAMAMVVGMLSSGILINLLSYQSIFFIDSLTYLLSAVNLFSLPIKTNETRTQPDQKTSLFSEFSFIYRYLRVIPVLLSLMTIRLFDTFGSAAHNVGIPIYSSMIKPDNPSMIMGFIWGIWAIGNLVGSRFMSKHSKNAKESFTEKAFGISTILMSFFFILLFAFSSTYLLLICAFFAGISDGISAICYNSRLQQVSDDKRGRVFGVSSTLQTIGFAFGMLICSPLFEIMLPIWVVGILHGVPMIMALIFTIYFYRKWKVPKGLAS; encoded by the coding sequence ATGACGACAACTATTCCAGCAGGACAGAATAATAAAATGCGTTATATTTACCAGTTGATTGCTGGAAGAACCATTTCAGATATAGGCAGTTATTTAGATATGATTGCACTAAATCTGTATGTGTACTTATTAACGGGCAGTGCTGTTTACATGGGATTATTTATGGCTGTCCGTTTAATAGGAAGCTTTTTAGCAGGTTTCTATTCTGGAATGCTAGCTGATAAATTTAACCGCAAAAAGTTAATGATTATTAGTGACGTCGTTCGGTTTGGTCTCCTATTTTCCCTTGTCATTACTCCACAAGAGTATCATTTTTATATGTTATATTTTGTGACTTTTGGTATGGGAATGTTCAGCTCCATGTTTAATGTGTCAATGCAATCAAGTATTCCAATGCTTGTTTCGCCAGAAAATAGAGTAAGAGCCAATGCTTTATTACAATCGTGGCAAGCAATGGCGATGGTTGTCGGAATGCTATCGAGTGGGATTCTAATTAATTTGTTAAGTTATCAAAGTATCTTTTTCATTGACTCCCTTACCTACTTACTTTCAGCCGTTAACTTGTTTAGTCTGCCTATCAAAACGAATGAAACCCGGACGCAACCAGATCAAAAAACATCGCTTTTTTCGGAGTTTTCGTTTATCTATCGTTATTTACGTGTAATTCCCGTTCTATTATCTTTAATGACGATTCGATTATTTGATACCTTTGGTTCCGCAGCACACAACGTAGGGATTCCGATTTACTCTTCTATGATAAAGCCAGACAATCCCTCCATGATTATGGGCTTTATTTGGGGGATATGGGCAATCGGTAATCTAGTCGGCTCTCGTTTTATGAGTAAGCATTCAAAAAATGCAAAGGAATCATTCACAGAAAAAGCATTTGGTATCTCTACGATTTTAATGTCTTTCTTTTTCATTTTGCTGTTTGCTTTTTCTTCAACGTATCTTCTACTTATATGCGCTTTCTTTGCAGGAATATCTGATGGGATCTCAGCTATTTGCTATAACTCGCGTTTACAGCAAGTATCTGATGATAAGCGTGGACGTGTCTTTGGAGTATCCTCCACGTTGCAAACAATTGGATTTGCATTCGGTATGTTGATTTGTTCACCTTTATTTGAAATCATGCTGCCTATTTGGGTAGTAGGTATCCTACATGGTGTACCTATGATCATGGCGCTTATTTTCACGATTTACTTCTATCGGAAATGGAAGGTACCAAAAGGATTAGCGTCATAA
- a CDS encoding M3 family oligoendopeptidase, whose translation MLQNLKPVWDLDSIFPGGSESKELAAFLDNLKEHTSSLTADLKALEASQSLEQLKKLESIVTRFEQVRSDLMQASSFISCLEAQNVHDGKAAFLRDRVTQLGAASAETGTLFDQYILEVPEELWKQFLELDSMKPIAFILEERRQLGAAKLPTEQEILAENLAVDGYHAWSQLYDVIVGRMHIPSEKDGKIENLSVGQAFNLLSDTNPTVRKQMFANWKTAWSENEDLCAKALNHLSGFRLALYKERKWDDFLKEPVEICRMSEKTLNVMWEVVEKNRERLVPYLKRKKELLGIDSLSFYDWTAPLPGSTSKMSYDEAAQFITEQFEKFSPKMAEFATLAFENHWIEAEDRPGKRPGGFCTDLQSSKETRIFMTFDGSMSSTSTLAHELGHSYHTYVMKDLPELAKDYAMNVAETASTFAELIVKDAALKNAKSDAERISMIDDKLGDAVSFFMDIFTRFTFEKKFYEQRKNGMLSAEEMNQLMEEAQKFAYAGALDEYFPNFWSAKLHFYISDVPFYNFPYTFGYMLSAGLFAQAQKEGASFEEKYIDFLKDTGRMTVEDLAKAHLNVDLTQPDFWQSAVDAALANIDEFMALTEKKA comes from the coding sequence ATGCTACAAAATCTTAAACCCGTTTGGGACTTAGATAGCATCTTCCCAGGAGGAAGTGAATCAAAGGAATTAGCAGCATTTCTAGATAACTTAAAGGAACATACTTCTTCCTTAACTGCTGATTTAAAAGCATTGGAAGCCTCACAATCGCTGGAACAGCTAAAAAAATTGGAATCGATTGTAACACGTTTTGAACAGGTGCGTTCCGATTTGATGCAAGCTAGCTCTTTCATTTCATGCTTAGAAGCACAGAATGTACATGATGGAAAAGCTGCTTTTCTACGTGATCGTGTAACGCAATTAGGAGCGGCAAGTGCAGAAACAGGCACTTTGTTTGATCAATATATTTTAGAAGTACCTGAGGAGCTATGGAAACAATTCCTTGAATTAGATAGCATGAAGCCAATTGCTTTCATTTTGGAGGAACGCCGTCAATTAGGGGCTGCTAAACTCCCAACTGAGCAAGAAATTCTGGCAGAAAACCTAGCAGTTGATGGGTATCATGCATGGTCGCAGTTATATGATGTGATTGTTGGTCGCATGCACATCCCAAGTGAGAAAGATGGGAAAATTGAAAATTTATCAGTAGGACAAGCATTTAACCTACTATCTGATACCAACCCTACAGTGCGTAAACAGATGTTCGCAAATTGGAAAACAGCGTGGTCTGAAAACGAAGACCTATGTGCAAAAGCTTTGAATCATTTGAGTGGTTTCCGTTTGGCGTTATATAAAGAGCGCAAATGGGATGACTTTTTGAAAGAGCCGGTTGAAATTTGCCGCATGAGCGAGAAAACATTGAATGTCATGTGGGAAGTTGTTGAGAAGAATCGTGAGCGTCTTGTGCCTTATTTGAAGCGAAAAAAGGAATTGCTCGGTATTGATTCTCTGTCTTTCTACGATTGGACAGCACCATTGCCTGGTAGTACAAGTAAAATGAGCTATGATGAAGCAGCACAATTCATCACAGAGCAATTTGAGAAATTTAGTCCCAAAATGGCTGAATTCGCTACATTGGCATTTGAAAATCATTGGATTGAAGCTGAGGATCGTCCTGGTAAGCGACCAGGTGGTTTCTGCACCGATCTACAATCGAGTAAAGAAACACGTATTTTCATGACGTTCGACGGTAGCATGTCAAGTACGTCTACACTAGCTCATGAATTAGGACACTCCTATCACACGTATGTAATGAAAGATTTGCCTGAGCTAGCAAAAGATTATGCCATGAACGTAGCAGAGACTGCTTCTACATTTGCAGAATTAATCGTGAAAGATGCTGCATTAAAAAATGCGAAATCGGACGCAGAACGTATTTCCATGATCGACGACAAGTTGGGCGATGCTGTTTCCTTCTTTATGGATATCTTTACTCGATTTACATTTGAGAAAAAATTCTATGAACAGCGCAAGAATGGAATGCTGAGTGCTGAAGAAATGAATCAATTAATGGAAGAAGCACAGAAGTTTGCTTATGCAGGGGCTTTGGATGAGTACTTCCCGAACTTCTGGTCAGCTAAGCTTCACTTCTATATTAGTGATGTACCATTCTATAACTTCCCGTATACATTCGGGTACATGTTGAGTGCTGGTTTGTTCGCACAAGCACAAAAAGAAGGGGCTTCCTTTGAAGAGAAGTATATTGATTTCTTAAAAGATACGGGTCGCATGACGGTAGAAGATCTGGCAAAAGCCCACCTCAATGTAGACTTGACTCAACCAGATTTCTGGCAAAGTGCTGTAGATGCAGCCTTGGCCAATATTGATGAATTTATGGCGCTCACAGAGAAAAAAGCGTAA
- a CDS encoding ATP-grasp domain-containing protein → MTQLIVFIENLSVLPAINRAVQANKMGYKCALISRPLVAHERSRISQLEVENEIDSLFVEIIETNHFGYEELEKKMCSLEESYNVSAVFSILGLFSSDGLLGADVAKLAEKRGLASQDSDALYRTNNKYLMRDALRHAGVITVDYGIAVDIESAVTHAERIGYPVILKPINGVASHLILKSNNQQEIRDNFTYALQKLPDCNYSNLYASCHTYATRDGNLIDFDPMACMLVEKYMNGREASVEMVITENEIVPLLVHDKVKVTEEKQVFYEHLLVVPPLRFTQKEVEELKNYAIEAVRAVGLKNSLSHVELRYDEKLGPQVLEINPRIGGMCVKDSLETMLGFDSVSAQLEIVLGKFELPTQLNQEETPHAMFTLYPKESGILRAVNGIEELEKIPGVLRVTQVYPVGTEVRGDEEEVFLVMCWMRGESYEHIEQVYQKACDLVTFEIEKMVNV, encoded by the coding sequence ATGACTCAATTAATCGTATTTATTGAAAATCTTTCGGTACTTCCTGCTATAAATAGAGCTGTCCAAGCTAATAAAATGGGTTATAAGTGCGCCCTTATTTCCCGTCCTTTAGTTGCTCATGAAAGGTCTAGAATCTCTCAATTAGAAGTAGAAAATGAAATTGATTCTTTATTTGTAGAAATCATCGAGACGAATCACTTTGGCTATGAGGAATTAGAAAAAAAGATGTGCTCACTTGAAGAATCATACAACGTTTCTGCTGTTTTTAGCATTTTGGGGTTATTTTCAAGTGACGGTCTACTTGGGGCTGATGTAGCCAAGCTAGCGGAAAAAAGAGGTCTAGCTTCCCAGGATTCCGATGCTTTGTATCGTACAAATAATAAATATCTCATGCGTGATGCGCTAAGACATGCTGGTGTGATAACCGTTGATTATGGAATAGCTGTAGATATTGAATCAGCAGTCACTCATGCTGAACGTATTGGCTATCCAGTAATTTTAAAACCGATTAATGGAGTAGCTTCTCATTTAATTCTAAAATCCAACAATCAACAGGAGATAAGGGACAATTTTACATATGCCCTTCAAAAATTACCTGACTGTAATTATTCAAATCTTTATGCATCCTGTCACACCTATGCAACAAGGGATGGGAATCTAATTGATTTTGATCCCATGGCTTGCATGCTAGTTGAGAAATATATGAATGGTCGGGAAGCCAGCGTAGAGATGGTTATTACAGAAAATGAAATCGTTCCTCTGCTTGTTCATGACAAGGTAAAGGTAACGGAAGAAAAACAAGTTTTCTATGAGCATCTATTAGTCGTTCCTCCTCTTCGTTTTACACAGAAAGAAGTAGAAGAACTTAAAAATTATGCAATAGAAGCTGTGCGTGCTGTAGGCTTAAAAAATTCATTATCTCACGTTGAATTACGTTACGATGAAAAATTAGGACCGCAAGTATTAGAGATCAATCCACGTATAGGTGGCATGTGTGTCAAGGATAGCTTGGAAACAATGCTTGGGTTTGATTCTGTGAGTGCCCAGTTGGAGATTGTTTTAGGAAAATTTGAATTACCTACTCAGTTGAATCAGGAAGAAACACCTCACGCCATGTTTACCTTATATCCAAAAGAAAGCGGGATTCTACGAGCGGTAAACGGTATAGAAGAGCTGGAAAAAATCCCTGGTGTGTTGAGAGTGACACAAGTTTACCCGGTAGGAACAGAGGTAAGAGGAGACGAGGAAGAAGTGTTTTTAGTGATGTGCTGGATGCGTGGAGAAAGCTATGAACACATTGAACAAGTGTATCAGAAGGCGTGCGATCTAGTCACATTCGAAATTGAGAAAATGGTCAATGTGTAG
- a CDS encoding gfo/Idh/MocA family oxidoreductase, which yields MLQPRIGVIGLGSIAQKAYLPLVAIEKNWKLIGAYSPTATKREEICKHYRMNSYSDMNTLIQACDAVFVHSSTSTHFEIVQHALKSGVDVFVDKPLAETVEQAEILAELSEKHNRKLMVGFNRRFAPLYIEAKAKMGTTAWIRFEKHRKHGVHAGHSAAFTLLDDYLHLIDTARWLGASSIRNGTIALTEKGQLLHAQHQLGAGTYSITTAMHRQSGSNKEQLEIVSIDGITRIQNLEMMEVESEGYTQQVMSHPWDSILKRRGFEGAVQHFMDCLNGDQKPLVDGWEGVESQRLVTNMIKEMNG from the coding sequence ATGCTTCAACCTAGAATCGGAGTAATTGGACTGGGCTCCATCGCCCAAAAAGCATATTTACCATTAGTAGCAATCGAAAAGAATTGGAAATTAATAGGTGCCTACTCTCCCACAGCAACTAAACGTGAGGAAATTTGTAAGCACTATCGAATGAATTCCTACTCTGATATGAATACTCTCATCCAAGCCTGTGACGCCGTATTTGTACATAGCTCCACTTCCACACATTTTGAGATTGTCCAGCATGCATTGAAATCCGGGGTCGATGTTTTTGTCGACAAACCTTTAGCTGAAACCGTGGAACAGGCTGAAATCCTAGCTGAGCTAAGTGAAAAACATAACCGTAAGCTAATGGTTGGTTTTAATAGAAGATTTGCACCTCTTTATATAGAAGCAAAAGCAAAGATGGGAACCACTGCATGGATTCGTTTTGAGAAACATCGTAAACATGGAGTTCATGCTGGTCATTCTGCTGCATTTACTTTATTGGATGACTATCTTCATTTGATCGATACAGCTCGTTGGCTAGGAGCCTCCTCTATAAGAAATGGCACTATTGCGCTTACTGAAAAGGGGCAACTCCTTCATGCCCAGCATCAATTGGGAGCAGGTACCTATTCCATTACGACAGCCATGCATCGCCAGTCCGGTTCCAATAAGGAGCAATTGGAAATTGTCTCTATCGATGGGATCACTCGAATCCAAAATCTAGAGATGATGGAGGTAGAAAGTGAAGGATATACACAGCAGGTAATGTCTCATCCTTGGGACTCCATTTTGAAACGGAGAGGATTTGAAGGAGCCGTTCAACACTTTATGGACTGTTTGAACGGGGATCAAAAACCTCTTGTTGATGGTTGGGAAGGTGTCGAGTCACAGCGTCTTGTAACAAATATGATCAAAGAAATGAATGGGTAG
- a CDS encoding PTS mannitol transporter subunit IIA, translating into MTNIVIARNQKADNKREAIELAGKLLWQEGHVEASYIDKMQEREEMLTTYLGNGVAIPHGTNEAKTMIKSTGISIVQLPDGVDFGEGNKARLLIGIAGVGDEHLDILSDLAIVVSEEENVERLVNATTDEEIMDIIKGGM; encoded by the coding sequence ATGACAAACATCGTAATTGCACGAAACCAAAAAGCAGACAACAAGCGTGAAGCGATTGAACTAGCAGGTAAACTATTATGGCAAGAGGGTCATGTTGAAGCGAGCTATATTGATAAAATGCAGGAGCGCGAAGAGATGCTAACCACTTATCTTGGCAATGGTGTGGCAATCCCCCATGGAACTAATGAGGCAAAGACAATGATTAAAAGTACAGGAATTTCTATTGTACAACTTCCAGATGGGGTTGATTTCGGTGAAGGAAATAAAGCGCGTTTATTGATCGGTATTGCAGGAGTGGGTGATGAGCATTTGGATATCCTGTCTGATTTAGCGATTGTGGTATCTGAGGAAGAGAATGTCGAGAGATTGGTCAATGCCACTACCGATGAAGAGATCATGGATATCATCAAGGGAGGTATGTAG
- a CDS encoding radical SAM protein, which translates to MTRMTETFISEREREMQKQVMQKFRSKISPSLAKIVKQSPGVAKQFVPSPYEALEYGTEKPFEEGKNNKGIYGLERIYEDRAVLTPYFECSAYCRYCFKKTRTLAGEAKRMSDENIADAISYISNDERIKTVLITGGDPFLDVSLLHKVLQQIKEIDHVRNVRVGTRNILFAPEKITDETAEMLTEFNQINYDNPRLSKNLSIGLSLNHPDELTPEVIRAAQKIISRGITIRGQIVLMKDINDNTKTMRELIELFLCNGIVPYYLFHCMAVVGAKHFRTSVQKGIDIIRELSAFSGSIAPHYVYVTPIGKHRVGTNSQLDYVEIDGQQYIRSTTPYKAADFLQFSDNKMLPPLHEINENGYIVSHYLDGDDKPMEVLV; encoded by the coding sequence ATGACAAGAATGACTGAAACCTTCATCTCTGAACGAGAAAGAGAGATGCAGAAGCAAGTAATGCAAAAGTTCCGCTCCAAAATTAGTCCTTCACTAGCAAAGATCGTGAAACAATCGCCAGGTGTCGCCAAACAGTTTGTACCAAGTCCCTATGAAGCATTAGAATATGGCACAGAAAAGCCATTTGAAGAAGGAAAAAATAATAAAGGAATTTATGGACTTGAAAGAATATATGAAGATCGAGCAGTATTAACACCTTATTTTGAATGTTCTGCCTATTGCAGGTACTGTTTTAAGAAAACCCGTACACTAGCGGGTGAAGCCAAGCGAATGTCAGATGAAAATATTGCAGATGCTATCTCCTATATTAGCAATGATGAACGGATTAAAACAGTACTAATTACAGGAGGAGACCCATTCCTAGATGTGTCATTACTGCATAAAGTTTTACAGCAAATTAAAGAAATTGATCATGTGCGAAACGTTCGGGTAGGTACCAGAAATATTTTATTTGCACCTGAAAAGATTACGGACGAAACAGCAGAAATGTTAACGGAATTTAATCAAATTAACTACGATAATCCACGTTTATCTAAGAACCTTTCAATCGGTTTATCACTTAACCATCCAGATGAACTTACCCCAGAAGTTATACGAGCTGCCCAAAAAATTATTTCCCGAGGTATTACAATAAGAGGTCAAATTGTCTTAATGAAAGATATTAATGATAATACCAAAACCATGAGAGAATTAATAGAATTGTTCCTTTGTAATGGGATTGTGCCTTATTATCTCTTCCACTGTATGGCCGTAGTAGGAGCTAAGCATTTCCGTACATCTGTTCAGAAGGGTATTGATATCATACGAGAATTATCTGCTTTCTCTGGTAGCATTGCCCCTCATTATGTTTATGTAACCCCTATTGGTAAGCATCGAGTTGGTACGAATTCTCAGCTTGATTATGTAGAAATTGACGGTCAACAGTATATTCGTTCCACTACACCTTATAAAGCTGCGGACTTCTTGCAATTCTCTGATAACAAGATGTTGCCACCTCTCCATGAAATAAATGAAAACGGATACATCGTTTCTCATTACCTTGATGGAGACGATAAGCCAATGGAGGTATTGGTATGA
- a CDS encoding aminoacyl-histidine dipeptidase encodes MAKTLQEVLQHPVFHYFAEISNIPRESGNEQAISTYLLDFATQHGLEATRDEALNVIIRKPASAGYEALPTIILQGHMDMVCEKNQGTTHDFLTDSIQLRVVDDMLYATDTTLGADNGIAVAYMLALLADSTLKHPALEALVTTEEESTMGGAMHLDFSHLKGSILLNIDSEEEGRLLVSCAGGVTARQRLEIEWAEVDVQSKPLRLSVRGLQGGHSGAEIHKGRGNANKLLGRVLHGLQQEISYHIQHVQGGMKTNAIPREAEAILFIKDVEIDKAKQLVGQLQERFATELRASDPEVLMELTEVQVNGTRVFSSQTFGHLLASFMLTPNGAQTISQEIEGLVESSTNLGVVRTDETHIYLENEVRSSVASLKGAIVKQLEMLASLTDSELVTDSDYPEWAYRPESVIREICEQVYEKMNGEKPEITAVHAGLECGVFAEKNPDLDMISLGPNIYGAHTPQEHVEIDSVTRIWEYLVAILAATKESKRLV; translated from the coding sequence ATGGCTAAAACATTACAGGAAGTCTTGCAACATCCCGTATTTCATTATTTTGCAGAAATATCTAACATTCCACGGGAATCTGGAAATGAGCAAGCAATTAGTACATATTTATTAGATTTTGCTACACAGCATGGATTAGAAGCTACACGAGACGAAGCATTGAATGTTATCATTCGTAAACCAGCCTCCGCAGGATACGAGGCATTACCTACCATTATTTTACAAGGGCATATGGATATGGTTTGTGAAAAAAACCAAGGAACAACGCATGATTTTCTAACAGACTCCATCCAGTTACGGGTAGTAGACGATATGCTATATGCAACGGATACAACATTAGGTGCTGATAATGGGATAGCTGTGGCTTATATGTTGGCTTTGCTAGCTGATTCCACTCTCAAGCATCCTGCTTTAGAAGCACTTGTAACCACAGAAGAGGAATCTACGATGGGAGGTGCTATGCATCTTGATTTTAGTCATCTGAAGGGTTCCATTCTACTTAATATTGATTCTGAAGAGGAAGGTCGTTTGCTAGTAAGTTGTGCAGGTGGTGTCACTGCGAGACAACGACTTGAGATTGAGTGGGCAGAAGTCGATGTTCAAAGTAAGCCATTACGATTGTCGGTACGGGGACTACAAGGAGGACATTCGGGAGCAGAGATTCATAAGGGACGCGGTAATGCAAATAAACTATTAGGTCGTGTGTTGCATGGTCTACAACAAGAGATTTCCTATCACATCCAACATGTACAAGGTGGAATGAAAACCAATGCTATTCCACGAGAAGCAGAGGCCATTTTATTTATTAAAGATGTAGAGATTGACAAAGCGAAGCAACTAGTGGGACAACTGCAAGAGCGATTTGCCACGGAATTGCGGGCGAGTGATCCAGAAGTTCTTATGGAGTTAACAGAAGTCCAGGTAAATGGAACACGTGTATTTTCCTCTCAGACGTTTGGTCATTTGCTTGCATCCTTTATGCTTACACCAAATGGGGCCCAAACGATTAGTCAAGAAATTGAAGGACTAGTAGAAAGCTCAACCAACTTAGGTGTTGTAAGAACAGATGAGACCCACATTTATTTAGAAAATGAGGTGAGAAGCTCTGTTGCAAGTTTGAAGGGAGCCATTGTTAAACAGTTGGAGATGCTTGCTTCCCTGACTGATTCTGAGCTAGTCACCGATTCTGATTATCCAGAGTGGGCTTATCGTCCTGAATCGGTTATTCGTGAGATTTGTGAACAGGTTTATGAAAAGATGAATGGAGAAAAACCGGAAATTACAGCTGTGCATGCTGGATTAGAATGTGGCGTATTTGCGGAAAAAAATCCTGATCTAGATATGATATCGCTTGGACCAAACATTTATGGAGCCCATACACCACAAGAGCATGTTGAAATTGATTCGGTCACTCGTATTTGGGAGTATTTAGTAGCTATTTTAGCTGCAACGAAAGAGTCTAAGCGTTTAGTCTAA
- a CDS encoding mannitol-1-phosphate 5-dehydrogenase, which produces MRAIHFGAGNIGRGFIGLLLEQAGYEVCFVDVNEALVNEINQRKSYTVQIADEETQEFTVRNVCALHGADEQAVAQAIATADLVTTAVGPQILPYISKSIALGMKERMNQTTEALNIIACENAIAGSTLLKQYVYSHLNDVDQAKADQQFGFPDSAVDRIVPMQKNGDMLVVMVEAYFEWVIDQSQAKGKLPESSDIIYVDNLEPYIERKLYTVNTGHATAAYLGYLKGYIYMEEAIKDPQIRRLTEEALQETGNVLQAKYGFNAKEHATYITKIIHRFENKHLQDEVTRIARSPIRKLGLNDRFISPARQALMYQMEPKALCLGIAAALSFDYNQDVEALELQNSIKQQGLKATIIKYCGLTEESTLIDWIVEKYAEIQK; this is translated from the coding sequence ATGCGTGCCATTCACTTTGGGGCAGGTAACATCGGACGGGGATTCATCGGACTGCTGCTAGAGCAGGCAGGTTATGAAGTATGTTTTGTGGATGTTAATGAAGCACTTGTTAATGAAATTAACCAACGTAAATCTTACACCGTACAGATTGCCGATGAAGAAACGCAAGAATTTACGGTCCGAAATGTGTGCGCTTTACATGGAGCAGACGAACAAGCGGTAGCCCAAGCCATTGCTACTGCCGACCTCGTCACGACAGCGGTAGGGCCGCAAATTCTACCCTATATTTCTAAATCGATTGCTCTGGGCATGAAAGAACGTATGAATCAAACCACTGAGGCTTTAAACATCATTGCTTGTGAAAATGCGATAGCTGGAAGCACTCTGCTAAAACAATATGTATACAGCCACTTAAACGATGTAGATCAGGCAAAAGCAGATCAACAATTTGGATTCCCTGATTCTGCTGTAGACCGAATCGTTCCAATGCAAAAGAATGGTGATATGCTAGTAGTAATGGTGGAAGCCTATTTTGAATGGGTTATTGATCAATCACAGGCAAAAGGTAAATTACCAGAATCTTCTGATATTATATATGTCGATAACCTCGAACCGTATATTGAGCGTAAACTATATACAGTGAATACAGGGCATGCCACGGCAGCATATCTTGGCTATCTCAAAGGTTATATATATATGGAAGAAGCGATTAAAGATCCGCAGATTCGTCGTTTAACAGAAGAAGCTTTGCAAGAGACAGGCAACGTGTTGCAGGCCAAATACGGTTTTAACGCAAAAGAGCATGCTACGTATATTACTAAGATCATTCACCGCTTTGAAAATAAACATTTACAAGACGAAGTGACACGTATTGCACGTTCACCTATTCGCAAACTCGGTCTAAACGATCGCTTTATCAGCCCAGCTCGTCAAGCATTGATGTATCAGATGGAGCCAAAGGCACTCTGCTTGGGTATTGCAGCGGCTCTTTCATTTGATTACAACCAAGATGTAGAAGCATTGGAGTTACAAAATAGTATTAAGCAGCAAGGTCTGAAGGCAACAATTATTAAATATTGTGGACTGACAGAAGAAAGTACGTTGATAGATTGGATTGTGGAGAAGTACGCAGAAATTCAAAAATAG